In the Populus trichocarpa isolate Nisqually-1 chromosome 8, P.trichocarpa_v4.1, whole genome shotgun sequence genome, AAGACATAAATATATGATGAATTTATTGATTTCTTAATCTTATGAACCAGAAAATTGAAAAGACGCGGTTGCTTTATGGCATGTGGTTCCCAACTTGCCACCTTTTGCCTAAAGCATATTAGACAAAACAATCTTAACTAAGTTCCAAAAATCCTCTCTCTGCTCGATAAGATTTTCTTAATCAAACTATATTAGTGATAAAACACAACCAGCCATTTTATAACCTGTATAGTGATTTCAGGGTTTTAGGTAGTCATATCCTATAAAGTAATTATCAGAAATGCACAGACaatcaataataattacacAAAAACTTGTCTTCTGAACAAATATTGGATGCCTTCTGAAAACCTGTGTGTGTAGACAGAATGATGTTCCTACAAGACCAACATTTGCACGTCTGTAAGATTTGCGCCGATTCTCTGGATTAATTAGTTCACATTGATTTTAGAAGATAGCTATCTTGAATAGGAATCTAATTATGTAGTAACTGCTTAATTTACCAGACAAGCTACAGTTTCCTGCTACTTCTGACTTCTGATTATTTACCTGTAGAACACACACGGAGTATTTAATCATGTGTCATGTGCATTTTTATGTTCTTCACTATTCCCGACATGACTTACTTTCGTTGTCAACTAGCTATGCTGAAGAACATTGATAAGGGTTAAAGATGAGCATCTTTATTAGCTGAAAATTGATACCTCTGAAGCActttatgcttttcttttactttcttgtTGTAGGAACACCTTGTTCCTCTTAGTTTTCACACACATCCAGAAATCCTATTCCTCTTAAGGACTCTGGTGAAGCTCTGATTGCCATGTAGTCTTTGCTGATGAGTACTTATGACCACACAACATGAATGTGAAGTTCCCTAATATTTTCCTTGCGTTCTATTCCCCATGTCTTCTCTATATCGAGCAGaccttttcttttgatgttAGCTGGAATACATCGAATGCTTTTTGGACTTCCCCATTGGCAGTTAAGTTTACGATTGTGTTAATTTGGATTGTTAATAAACTGAGAAGATAGCTTATTTCTCCTGGTACTGCAGCTATTTGAAATTTACCTTCGATCGATCTCCATCTTGATGCTTATGCAAATGAAAATgactgtttctttccttttctcttggaATATCTAAACAGTTGAGgtatttcttttacttttcatGTTTTCCTTTATTCTCTTTCCCTGCTTTGAAAATCAACCACAGCCTTGAACAAACTTGATCTGGTCCTTCACATCACTGgtcaaaaagattaaaagagagtaggggaaaaaaaacataaagtaggACCTGCCATCTTAAGGTTgagattcttttgtttcttcttccttaatctttgcattatttgcttgtgttctttattttttaagtgaaaaatctTTATTTAGCACCGGCTCTCTTGCATTATTAGTAAATCGAGATTCTATGAACCACCATCACTTTCTTTTACCAAAATATTCTTATTGATTGCATTGAATCTTTATGCTGTCtttcaaataaacaatatttgGATCAGATTTTGGAttggtgggggggggggggggttggacAAGGAATAATTATGGTAGGCATACCCTTTAAAGTATAAAAAGATCATGCTAGACATTTACTGAacatccaaatctgactgaaAGGTGACATATTTCTCGTGGGTATCGAACCAGTTGATCCCAGAGCAGGTGGACACAACCTGCATCAAAAAGTCACTAGAGAACACAGAACCGgatcaatatgaaaatatagCCAGAATCAATTACAGGATTTGTTAGAACTTGGCAAACACACTTTTATATTTAGCTTATAGTGGTGTATTGAGAACACTACATGGCAAAACATGACGACCCTGTCTTTCCATatgtttctttctgtttttatttacataattgCTGCACTTGGAGCAATATTATCTTCCTGTTAGAACACAGAACCGGGTCAATATGAAAATATAGCCAGAGTCAATTACAGGATTTGTTAGAACTTGGCAAACACACTTTTATATTTCGCTTATAGTGGTGTATTGAGAACACTACATGGCAAAACATGACGACCCTGTCTTTCCATatgtttctttctgtttttatttacataattgCTGCACTTGGAGCAATATTATCTTCCTGTTAGAACACAGAACCGgatcaatatgaaaatatagCCAGAATCAATTACAGGATTTGTTAGAACTTGGCAAACACACTTTTATATTTAGCTTATAGTGGTGTATTGAGAACACTACATGGCAAAACATGGACGACCCTGTCTTTCCATatgtttctttctgtttttatttacataattgCTTGCACTTGGAGCAATATTATCTTCCTGTATGCAGTTTTGGTTTTGATGAGATTACAAGGACCAACAAAATGACACCATAGGTGTCCAAACCACCAAATATCTCGCTGCCACACTCTAGGATAGAAACTGTAACTTCACTCTGGTTTTTCCTGTTTCCTGTCTAAAACTTCCAGTCCAATTGTGAAAAACTCTGTAAGAGAGAGACGCGGATTCAGATTTGAGTTTTCTTCTAGGAGAACCCAAGCTGAAAGACTTTCTCAAGGGATGAATCTTCTCTTCGCCCTGCTCCTATGGGTTAACATGGCTTGTGGGTTTTTCATGCACCACAACCCAAGCCTATTGCTTCCGATCCTTTCATGATTCTCAGTTTCTTGCAGGAAGACAGGAACATACTGCAAATGAAAATGAACTGTTAGAATTTATTACATAATATATAGAAATAGATCCAAATGAACTTAGAGAGAGAGGGGCAGGCAGATTGGCAGAACTTACTCCCAAGGAACATCTCCAACTAGCATCCAGTCACCATCTTTGTCCTCATAAGTAGGTGCATATTCCGACCCTTTGTAGCCTTCCCTCTCAGAGTACTCACCTGGCATAGTTACAAATATCATCATCAGAACCACAATAATACTAAtcaaacatagataaacaacacgcagcatataaaaagaacaaCATAAAGCACATGCATATTCATCAAAATAGTCTTACCTATGGTGAGCTTGAACATGTTCTCCAAAGCCTTTAAGAGTTCAGGGTATCCCTTGTAAACCTTAAGGTCAATCTTTCTAAGGTATGGTGCTCCGTCCATGCTTACTTTAACATACATCCCAGCTGCAGCCTCGTCCTCAGCCTTCTTTGGCTGTAAGCTATTTTTCCTGTAGGATCGGATTGGTGGCCAACCCACTATTTGTACCCTGCATGTCGCATGCATATCAAATGAATAAGTACTGCAATACATCATAAGAAGTTAAAGGGTGAATCGATCTACTAAAAACGAAAGACCCTGAGCCATAAAAGaaccaaggaaaaagaaaatttaacatACATCCCAGCTGCAGCCTCGTCCTCAGCCTTCTTTGGCTGGAAGCTATTTTTCCTGTAGGATCGGATTGGTGGCCAGCCCACTATTTGTACCCTGAAATGTCGCATGCATATCAAATGAATAAGTACTGCAATACATCATAAGGAATTAAAGGGTGAATAGATCTACTAAAAACGAAAGACCCTGAGCCAAAAAAGaaccaaggaaaaagaaaatttctgACTTACTTCGGAGCAGAGGCAGTTTCTTGGTCATCATGTTGAGCATCAGATTTACCATTTGCTCCACCCTCCTCTCTGGTCTCTGGAAATGGTCGTTTGTTGTTTCTAGCACCAGAAACTCCTTTCTCATTGGTACAACCCGTCCCTGGCAAACCCAGTCTAAGCTCAGTTTCCTTGAGGTTTAGATCATTCTCATATGCAACACCACCTTCCATGTTTTCCAACAATCTTTGTTCACGCGCAGGATCTGTAAAGAGATGATGTACACAGGAGACTTGAAGATTGCTCTTGTTGTTTCCTTTTGATATGTAGATTCTtgagagaaataaataatagctagTATTCTCTCTGCGAGGGGATGTGTGAATGGAAACAagtgtattttatatataaaaagaagaggtTGAGAAAAATCCCTGCTATTCTCTTCAAATGCATGAATTATGGACGAAGGCAAGCTAAGCCTGTCGGTCGCAATAGCAGCACCTTTGAGGCCCCTTGTCCTTGCATCGAGGGACAATAGTGGGACAAGCACAGCCGCCCATATGGAAGACTTTCGAGAGCTTTAATCGGGGACGGTCAAGATGAGTTTTGGGGGATTGTGGGAGGGAAATCAGGAACGTTGGTTCCTTAAGAGGAAAGGATGAGGAAACATCCCCATGTGGGCGGTGGGGTCCGCATGGCTAGATCGGTATGGGCATAGCCAGGCCATGTGGGACTCGAATTTGGCCATTGAGTTTTGAATTCGGTTGAATGGGCTGTGGGCTACATGACATGTGGTATATCATGTGGACATGGTCAGCCATCCCCTTATTAAatgcataatattattttttatatatataataattgatttgattattcCATGTCATTAAGTAGCAGAGCATAAGAACCTTAACTAAATGAATTCAATCTTCTTgacaatcaatttaattatctCAAGGTCTAAAGCTGCTCGTTCATTTAATACATAAACCTTTCACATTATCCTAATGATGTTTAGTGTGCCCGAACTTGTAAGATCATACCATACATCGATGTAATTATTAGTTAATCTTTTCAGAACAAACAGCATAATCATCATTGATTTCTTGGGATGTTTTACTCTTCAAATGCAGTTAAACTTTATTTGCTTGTCCTTGACGTTCTCTTTAATGTTTCCAATTATGGGGTGTGCTTTCAAGGAGAATGGTTAACTTCTTCTAATGATGGATTTCCGAGAGGATAAAGACTGATGGTGATTTTAGGCTATTTTAGGGGTATTGGtgcagaaaattatttttttcccaatgaAATAACAATCTATTACATTAACACAATCACCACCTTGTAAGAAGTGGAGATTGAAAGGGTGCAGCATAATGGCACCTTGTCCATTTGGGCTCAGAGGGGTGAGCCCCACTCGGTCCAATGGTCTGACTCTGTGCATAGGATGCTCATTTCTAAGCTGTGCAACTCTGCAAATCATCAACATCAGGGTCCAGTCCTGCTGATGCACCCCCCGTGCGCCTTGAAAAGTTGTCCAATAattatcatcttgatttttgtaCACGCTCAACAAATAATGTTCGATGAAACATCATGGAAACCTCTTGCGTCCATTTGAAACATTTTACTGTCTCCTTACCCGTCATTGTCGTCTTCATGTTATTTCACTGTTCCTCGAAATTTGAAAAGCTGTTTTTGATGTTCGGGTTgctctttttcattttgaagaGCTATTGATCAGTAAATACGAGCCTGTGCATCGCAGCAGGTGTGTGTCGGCaaagaaaattctaatttgCTGCAGCACCTCTGTAAaatttgccttttgttttaacAGAGTATCG is a window encoding:
- the LOC7467523 gene encoding auxin-induced protein 22D isoform X1, whose protein sequence is MEGGVAYENDLNLKETELRLGLPGTGCTNEKGVSGARNNKRPFPETREEGGANGKSDAQHDDQETASAPKVQIVGWPPIRSYRKNSFQPKKAEDEAAAGMVQIVGWPPIRSYRKNSLQPKKAEDEAAAGMYVKVSMDGAPYLRKIDLKVYKGYPELLKALENMFKLTIGEYSEREGYKGSEYAPTYEDKDGDWMLVGDVPWDMFLSSCKKLRIMKGSEAIGLGCGA
- the LOC7467523 gene encoding auxin-responsive protein IAA4 isoform X3 encodes the protein MEGGVAYENDLNLKETELRLGLPGTGCTNEKGVSGARNNKRPFPETREEGGANGKSDAQHDDQETASAPKVQIVGWPPIRSYRKNSFQPKKAEDEAAAGMYVKVSMDGAPYLRKIDLKVYKGYPELLKALENMFKLTIGEYSEREGYKGSEYAPTYEDKDGDWMLVGDVPWDMFLSSCKKLRIMKGSEAIGLGCGA
- the LOC7467523 gene encoding auxin-responsive protein IAA4 isoform X2; this encodes MEGGVAYENDLNLKETELRLGLPGTGCTNEKGVSGARNNKRPFPETREEGGANGKSDAQHDDQETASAPKVQIVGWPPIRSYRKNSLQPKKAEDEAAAGMYVKVSMDGAPYLRKIDLKVYKGYPELLKALENMFKLTIGEYSEREGYKGSEYAPTYEDKDGDWMLVGDVPWDMFLSSCKKLRIMKGSEAIGLGCGA